A window of the Candidatus Palauibacter polyketidifaciens genome harbors these coding sequences:
- a CDS encoding SwmB domain-containing protein → MVNIAEKAAGFELTGNTGTESGATVSVTIGTGSALTATSDADGTWSVSVPADASYITGTSVSVTVSASKTGFGTPADVTRTLAVDLSAPTFVSAATSTDGTQIVLTFSETLAAGAVPASAFADTVAGVPHGVYSASASGRSVTLTLRSAVGTGQAVTVAYTDPSEDDDADAVQDVAGNDAATFDAETVTNNSTVPAIYPARGDTIWAADMTVEIEEVLPGLLVLDGYGTPDSSTPDGFGSLSGSAELEYKGTNHTITGIQLIKSSIGEVTTNDLNLFIEPLFPVAPDDLLILALDGTEFRLDEAPRASNNYSWDNHGLTWTDGQIVAAKLIAIPPPSITSISVVDAPSDDLYAIGDTIDLAVTFTKAVTLDTTGGTPQLELTVGDSTRTATCAAATGTQLTCRHVVAEGIEGEIGVAANKLTLNGGVLTGPNELNADTAYAAGVVDIDVDLRVDAVRPTFVSAATSADGTQIVLVFSETLLATSGNTPAAGRFTVMAGTSAATLDGAPSVSGTTVTLTLETAVTAGQPVTVAYADLSTGDDAAVVQDLAGNDAAGFDPQTVTVAPSIISVALTSDAGIDSTYAIGDAIAVTVTFSAAVDVDGTPYVELQMEGPPKQAGCATTDGVTAVACTYTVAEGNTDPNGVSLPANPLKLVGDGQINATGTTKAAVLTYAAVADDAAHKVDGVRPTLVTTSPNEPRTSSDGWEVFLTFSEPLSKTGSGFTVVADGTNNDVEAASLNDAMVTLTLASAIRSGQAVTVAYADPTADDDENAVQDLAGNDAASFGAQTVVNLVPSTDATLSALSLSGVTLTPSFHADSLNYTGSAPHTVAMTTVSATTADTSATVDYLDGGGQALADADGNTPGLQVALEVGTPDTVKVRVTAEDGVTQKTYTAVVTRHEMPATGVTLSVEPDEVGEGQGRTELTVTGTLNGGAFGEDRTVALSVSPETAGADDFAAGTATLTIEAGQTTGTATLSLTPVADRVDEDDETVMVEGTVSGLTVTGAAVTITDDDTRGVRVSETEVEFGEGGTGAYTVVLESQPTAPVTVGVSVAGDPDVTVSPPSLQFTAGNWSAPRTVTVRAAQDADAARDTAMVSHAVSGGDYGAHGVTAASVPVYVNDDDTPSTGVTLSVTPERVGEWAGQTALRVTGTLNGAALAANTTVSLSVSAGTASASDFTAGTAALTIDAGETTGTATLSLTPVDDRVDEDDETVTVTGTVSGLTVTGATVTIADDDTRGVRVSETVLSIGEGDSGTYTVVLASRPTAAVTILVSVSGDPDVTASPPSLVFGTGNWSEPQEVTVSAAQDDDEDGDEATVSHAVSGGDYGPVTAQSVSVRVTDDDIDLEFKTAAARLHEGEETTLWVYTNGVTFETDQTVTLTLGGTATAGADYALSEPDITIGARSTGGAVTLAALEDSESEDDETITIAAHHGTSAIGSVTITIVDGTVTATVPDAPWSLLAVPGSREVALSWIAPDGQAGSDPYNGGSPVIRHEVRLDGGSWRNIPSSGEGGANEEAYTVTGLVNDREYRFAVRAVNAVGPGASTREVRSTPSGGICGRTPQVRDFILVRLHGATGCGGVTADDLASITEGLYVNYLDIASLKAGDFDGLTAVPEVDLSGNRISSLPAGIFDDLAALRWLNLDGNRLTSLPAGVFDGLAKLEELEIGDNGLRSLRARVFDRLAALEELDLSDNELASFPYAEINELANLRRLRLNGNPVYVHGVVVSKTALTIAPGGSGTYRMRLNHHPPAGAAVELESSSTRVSVSTSSVSYGRTDWFRYKEVNVTVAQNVNVSKATIRHKPVNYGSPGMATPTVTITVAQSSGDAAGEAGTDGAEREAAERDALLALLDGVTPEQASEALFGERELSGAQLDALDRLGNNNGRYDLGDLLAWTERCRNGEAKCGSTPKGPDAASSAFFLFGAAAAGRRRRSGRARRRGRRAGTMLALLLAATAWSCTGDLAGPPEAGREPDSPPAGLPRPATAPQGPGFLAVEWTAPAAGRAIGVLLELEGPGIEAVEPAAGLELYHSAASAPAGRHRIVVAGPLEDGPLVRFRVPDRGRLSLYRIRVLQVTGEDYALGDPGEYRAVAAHGPTS, encoded by the coding sequence TCACGTTCAGCGAGACCTTGGCCGCGGGTGCGGTGCCCGCGTCCGCATTCGCAGACACGGTGGCCGGGGTACCCCACGGTGTCTACTCGGCCTCGGCAAGCGGCAGGTCAGTGACCCTGACCTTGAGGAGCGCGGTCGGGACGGGCCAGGCGGTGACGGTGGCCTACACCGATCCGAGCGAGGACGACGACGCGGACGCAGTCCAAGACGTAGCCGGCAACGACGCGGCGACGTTCGACGCCGAGACGGTGACGAACAACAGCACCGTACCCGCGATCTACCCCGCGCGGGGCGACACCATCTGGGCCGCCGACATGACCGTGGAGATCGAGGAGGTCTTGCCCGGTTTGCTGGTGCTCGATGGATACGGCACCCCGGACTCCTCAACACCTGACGGTTTCGGCAGCCTCTCCGGGTCTGCCGAGCTCGAGTATAAGGGTACGAACCACACGATTACGGGCATCCAACTGATTAAGAGCAGCATCGGTGAGGTTACTACCAACGATTTGAATCTGTTCATCGAACCCCTGTTTCCCGTCGCCCCCGACGATCTGCTGATATTGGCTCTGGACGGTACGGAGTTCAGGCTCGATGAGGCCCCACGCGCCAGTAACAACTACTCTTGGGACAACCACGGCCTCACCTGGACCGATGGCCAGATAGTCGCGGCGAAGCTCATCGCCATTCCCCCGCCGTCGATCACCTCGATATCGGTCGTCGACGCCCCGAGCGACGACCTCTACGCGATCGGCGACACGATCGATCTGGCGGTGACGTTCACGAAGGCCGTGACGCTGGACACGACCGGCGGCACGCCGCAGTTGGAGCTGACGGTCGGCGATTCGACGAGGACGGCGACCTGCGCCGCCGCGACGGGGACGCAACTCACCTGCCGGCATGTGGTCGCCGAGGGGATCGAGGGGGAGATCGGCGTCGCCGCGAACAAGCTGACGCTGAACGGCGGGGTGCTCACGGGCCCGAACGAGCTGAACGCCGACACGGCCTACGCGGCGGGCGTGGTCGACATCGACGTGGACCTTCGGGTGGACGCCGTGCGCCCGACGTTCGTGAGCGCCGCCACCTCGGCGGACGGCACGCAGATCGTGCTCGTCTTCAGCGAGACGCTCCTGGCGACTTCCGGCAACACGCCCGCTGCCGGGCGCTTCACGGTGATGGCCGGCACCTCGGCGGCCACGCTGGACGGCGCGCCGTCGGTCTCGGGGACCACGGTGACGCTGACGCTCGAAACGGCCGTGACGGCCGGCCAGCCGGTGACGGTGGCCTACGCCGACCTGTCCACGGGTGACGACGCTGCGGTCGTGCAGGACCTCGCGGGCAACGACGCGGCGGGGTTCGATCCGCAGACGGTGACGGTGGCGCCGTCCATCATCTCGGTCGCGCTGACGTCGGATGCGGGCATCGACTCGACCTACGCGATCGGCGATGCGATCGCCGTGACGGTGACGTTCAGCGCGGCAGTGGACGTGGACGGCACGCCGTACGTGGAGCTGCAGATGGAGGGACCGCCCAAGCAGGCGGGCTGCGCGACGACCGACGGCGTGACCGCGGTGGCCTGCACCTACACGGTGGCCGAGGGCAATACCGACCCGAACGGCGTCAGCCTGCCCGCGAACCCGCTGAAGCTGGTGGGCGACGGCCAGATCAACGCGACGGGCACGACCAAGGCCGCCGTCCTCACGTACGCCGCCGTGGCGGACGACGCCGCCCACAAGGTGGACGGCGTGCGGCCGACGCTGGTGACAACGTCACCGAACGAGCCGCGGACCTCGAGCGACGGATGGGAGGTCTTCCTCACCTTCAGCGAGCCGCTGTCGAAGACCGGAAGCGGATTCACGGTCGTAGCCGACGGAACGAACAACGATGTCGAAGCGGCCTCGCTGAACGATGCGATGGTGACACTGACCCTCGCGAGCGCGATACGGTCCGGCCAGGCAGTGACGGTGGCCTACGCCGATCCGACCGCGGACGACGACGAAAACGCGGTGCAGGACCTCGCGGGCAACGACGCGGCGTCGTTCGGCGCGCAGACGGTGGTCAACCTCGTCCCGTCGACGGACGCGACGCTGAGCGCGCTGAGCCTGAGCGGGGTGACGCTGACGCCCTCGTTCCACGCGGACTCGCTGAACTACACGGGGTCGGCGCCCCACACGGTGGCCATGACCACGGTGAGCGCGACGACCGCCGACACCTCGGCGACGGTCGACTACCTGGACGGCGGCGGCCAGGCGCTCGCGGACGCCGACGGCAACACACCGGGCCTCCAGGTCGCGCTCGAGGTGGGCACCCCCGACACGGTCAAGGTGAGGGTGACGGCCGAGGACGGGGTGACGCAGAAGACCTACACGGCGGTCGTGACGCGGCACGAGATGCCGGCGACGGGCGTGACGCTCTCGGTGGAGCCGGACGAGGTGGGCGAGGGTCAAGGCCGGACGGAGCTGACCGTCACCGGGACGCTGAACGGCGGGGCGTTCGGGGAGGACAGGACGGTGGCCCTGTCGGTGAGCCCGGAGACGGCGGGGGCGGATGACTTCGCGGCGGGCACCGCGACGCTGACCATCGAGGCGGGCCAGACGACCGGCACGGCGACGCTCTCGCTGACGCCGGTGGCCGACCGCGTGGACGAGGACGACGAGACGGTCATGGTGGAGGGCACGGTGTCCGGCCTGACCGTGACGGGCGCGGCGGTGACGATCACCGACGACGACACGCGCGGGGTGCGGGTGTCGGAGACGGAAGTCGAGTTCGGCGAGGGCGGGACCGGCGCCTACACGGTCGTGCTCGAGTCGCAGCCGACGGCGCCGGTGACGGTGGGCGTCTCGGTGGCGGGCGATCCGGACGTGACGGTGTCCCCGCCGTCGCTGCAGTTCACGGCCGGCAACTGGAGCGCGCCGCGCACGGTGACGGTGCGGGCGGCCCAGGACGCGGACGCGGCCCGCGACACGGCGATGGTGAGCCACGCGGTGAGCGGCGGCGACTACGGCGCCCACGGCGTCACGGCTGCCTCCGTCCCGGTCTACGTCAACGACGACGACACGCCGTCGACGGGCGTGACGCTGTCGGTGACGCCCGAGCGGGTGGGCGAGTGGGCGGGGCAGACGGCGCTGAGGGTCACCGGAACGCTGAACGGCGCCGCGCTCGCGGCGAACACGACGGTGTCGCTGTCGGTGAGCGCGGGCACGGCGTCGGCGTCGGACTTCACGGCGGGCACGGCGGCGCTGACGATCGATGCGGGCGAGACCACCGGCACCGCGACGCTGTCGCTGACGCCCGTGGACGACCGCGTGGACGAGGACGACGAGACGGTCACGGTCACGGGCACGGTGTCGGGACTCACCGTGACCGGGGCGACGGTGACGATCGCCGACGACGACACGCGCGGGGTGCGGGTCTCGGAGACGGTGCTCTCGATCGGCGAGGGCGACAGCGGCACCTACACGGTCGTGCTCGCATCCCGGCCCACGGCCGCGGTGACGATCCTCGTGTCGGTGAGCGGCGACCCCGACGTGACGGCGTCTCCGCCGTCGCTCGTGTTCGGGACCGGCAACTGGAGCGAGCCGCAGGAGGTGACGGTGAGCGCCGCACAGGACGACGACGAGGACGGCGACGAGGCGACGGTGAGCCACGCGGTGAGCGGGGGCGACTACGGGCCGGTCACCGCACAGAGCGTGTCGGTGCGGGTGACCGACGACGACATCGACCTCGAGTTCAAGACGGCCGCGGCGCGGCTGCACGAGGGCGAGGAGACGACCCTGTGGGTCTACACCAACGGCGTGACCTTCGAGACCGACCAGACGGTCACGCTGACGCTGGGCGGGACGGCGACCGCCGGCGCCGACTACGCGCTGTCGGAGCCGGACATCACGATCGGGGCGCGCTCGACCGGCGGGGCGGTCACGCTCGCCGCGCTGGAGGACTCGGAGTCCGAGGACGACGAGACGATCACGATCGCCGCCCACCACGGCACGTCCGCGATCGGGAGCGTCACGATCACCATCGTGGACGGCACGGTGACGGCGACGGTGCCGGACGCGCCGTGGAGTCTGCTTGCGGTGCCGGGGAGCCGCGAGGTGGCGCTGAGCTGGATCGCGCCGGACGGCCAGGCCGGATCCGATCCGTACAACGGCGGCTCGCCCGTGATCCGCCACGAGGTGCGGCTGGACGGCGGAAGCTGGAGGAACATCCCGAGCAGCGGCGAGGGCGGCGCGAACGAGGAGGCCTACACGGTCACGGGGCTCGTGAACGACCGCGAGTACCGTTTCGCGGTGCGGGCCGTGAACGCCGTGGGCCCGGGCGCGTCCACCCGCGAGGTGCGCTCGACGCCGTCGGGCGGCATCTGCGGCCGTACGCCCCAGGTGCGGGACTTCATCCTGGTCCGGCTGCACGGCGCGACCGGCTGCGGAGGCGTGACGGCGGATGACCTGGCATCCATCACCGAGGGGCTGTACGTGAACTACCTGGACATCGCGTCGCTGAAGGCGGGCGACTTCGACGGCCTGACGGCGGTGCCCGAGGTCGACCTGAGCGGGAACCGCATCTCCTCGCTGCCGGCGGGGATCTTCGACGACCTGGCCGCGCTGAGGTGGCTCAACCTGGACGGGAACCGGCTCACGTCGCTGCCCGCCGGCGTGTTCGACGGGCTGGCGAAGCTCGAGGAACTCGAAATCGGCGACAACGGCCTGCGCTCGCTGCGCGCCCGCGTCTTCGACCGGCTGGCGGCGCTCGAAGAACTGGACCTGAGCGACAACGAGCTGGCGAGCTTCCCGTACGCGGAGATCAACGAGCTGGCCAACCTCAGGCGGCTCCGGCTGAACGGCAACCCGGTCTACGTGCACGGGGTCGTGGTCTCGAAGACGGCGCTCACGATCGCGCCCGGCGGATCGGGCACCTACCGCATGCGCCTCAACCACCACCCCCCGGCGGGCGCGGCGGTCGAGCTGGAGTCGAGCAGCACGCGCGTCTCGGTATCGACCTCCTCGGTGTCTTACGGCAGAACGGACTGGTTCCGGTACAAGGAGGTGAACGTGACCGTGGCGCAGAACGTGAACGTCTCGAAGGCGACGATCAGGCACAAGCCGGTCAACTACGGCTCGCCCGGGATGGCGACCCCCACCGTCACGATCACGGTCGCGCAGTCCTCGGGCGACGCCGCCGGCGAGGCCGGGACCGACGGGGCGGAGCGGGAGGCGGCGGAGCGGGACGCCCTGCTTGCGCTGCTGGACGGCGTGACGCCCGAACAGGCGTCCGAGGCGCTGTTCGGCGAGCGGGAGCTGTCGGGCGCGCAGCTCGACGCCCTCGACCGCCTGGGCAACAACAACGGCCGCTACGACCTCGGCGACCTGCTCGCCTGGACCGAGCGCTGCCGCAACGGCGAAGCTAAGTGCGGAAGCACGCCCAAGGGTCCCGATGCCGCGTCTTCGGCATTCTTCCTGTTCGGCGCCGCCGCGGCCGGACGGCGGCGGAGATCCGGGCGCGCGAGACGGCGAGGCCGCAGGGCCGGAACGATGCTCGCCCTGCTGCTCGCGGCCACGGCCTGGTCGTGCACGGGCGATCTCGCGGGACCGCCCGAAGCCGGACGGGAGCCGGACTCTCCGCCTGCCGGGCTGCCCAGGCCCGCAACCGCCCCGCAAGGCCCGGGGTTCCTGGCCGTCGAGTGGACGGCGCCTGCGGCGGGGCGCGCCATCGGCGTTCTGCTGGAGCTCGAAGGTCCCGGCATCGAAGCCGTCGAGCCTGCCGCCGGTCTCGAACTCTACCACTCCGCAGCCTCGGCGCCCGCCGGCCGGCACCGGATCGTCGTGGCGGGTCCGCTCGAAGACGGTCCGCTCGTCCGGTTCCGGGTCCCGGACCGCGGTCGGCTCTCCCTGTACCGGATCCGCGTGCTGCAGGTCACCGGCGAGGACTACGCGCTCGGAGACCCGGGCGAGTACCGGGCCGTGGCCGCCCACGGACCCACCTCCTGA